One genomic segment of Scyliorhinus canicula chromosome 10, sScyCan1.1, whole genome shotgun sequence includes these proteins:
- the tmem200ca gene encoding transmembrane protein 200A → MIATGGLLRISARRQDSFRSRNHVKKRKRKAKKKCKSDVVVVKGKLKLFSISGLIAAFGILVLLMGIAMTVMGYWPKGTDVFDTVKVQSYNITNSTSLETTTLEIISNFLASYLHSEKLKVLGPLIMGIGIFLFICANTVLHENRDKKTKIINIRDIYSTVIDVHNLRTKDCGPLNGFVNYVQSKSMDNLKSPDSFCAAMLAKSTWRTPIANTVKPMDPKENDDKNHCDFVANLQQQIPKDRKTFSDTVYSICRDRIRMNDRTQMPQMCGAKSIVTSSISAFTLPVIKLNNCALEEGVARYGKNGNETQTSEKCNEPQQAFDHFASDQIETIESISADISINSDHFGDNNQSVEIETSNTSWFNGNQLVSNKSSQNSSSQVSQVSPVPFQKTGSNLSLHTLSIRSKLMNLDDYPSTSMMQDEGIDPNCTHLDCTNSKDYIKLDDEDSFESTLVLPEAIDESSDDCSDNLNKDVIQESTMRKNEQKVDKPQRCVQRQYTKREKLLMISSSHNTLQIDDDEIDSNQ, encoded by the coding sequence ATGATAGCAACAGGAGGGCTTCTTCGTATTTCAGCTAGGAGACAAGATTCTTTTCGATCACGTAATCATGTTAAAAAACGCAAAAGAAAAGCAAAAAAGAAATGCAAGAGTGATGTCGTGGTAGTGAAAGGCAAATTGAAGCTGTTCTCCATTTCTGGACTGATTGCTGCATTTGGAATCCTGGTGTTGTTAATGGGGATAGCAATGACAGTGATGGGATACTGGCCTAAGGGCACTGACGTTTTTGACACTGTTAAGGTCCAATCTTACAATATCACCAATAGCACTAGTTTAGAGACTACAACACTGGAGATTATTTCTAATTTTTTAGCCAGCTACTTACATTCTGAAAAGCTGAAGGTTTTAGGACCCCTCATTATGGGAATTGGTATATTTTTGTTTATCTGTGCCAATACAGTTCTTCATGAAAATAGAGACAAGAAGACCAAGATAATTAATATACGAGACATCTATTCTACAGTCATAGATGTACACAATTTGAGGACAAAGGATTGTGGGCCGCTTAATGGTTTTGTCAATTACGTGCAGTCCAAAAGCATGGATAATCTCAAATCTCCTGATTCATTTTGTGCAGCAATGTTGGCCAAAAGTACCTGGCGGACACCCATTGCTAATACTGTGAAGCCTATGGATCCAAAAGAAAATGATGATAAAAATCACTGCGACTTTGTAGCAAACTTGCAGCAACAAATTCCCAAAGATAGAAAGACATTCTCCGATACGGTGTACAGTATTTGCAGAGACAGAATCAGAATGAACGATAGAACCCAAATGCCCCAGATGTGTGGAGCTAAGTCAATTGTCACTTCTTCTATTAGTGCATTCACACTGCCTGTCATCAAACTGAACAACTGTGCCCTGGAAGAGGGTGTCGCCAGATATGGGAAAAATGGAAACGAAACACAAACTTCAGAAAAATGTAATGAACCTCAACAAGCATTTGACCATTTTGCGTCTGATCAGATTGAAACTATTGAATCTATTTCAGCGGATATAAGCATAAACAGTGATCACTTTGGAGATAATAACCAGAGCGTAGAAATTGAGACTTCAAATACCTCATGGTTTAATGGCAACCAATTGGTATCTAACAAAAGCTCACAAAATTCCTCTTCCCAAGTGTCCCAGGTTTCTCCTGTTCCATTTCAGAAAACCGGATCCAATCTTTCTCTCCACACTTTATCCATTCGTTCTAAACTTATGAATCTTGATGACTATCCGTCCACATCCATGATGCAGGATGAAGGGATAGATCCAAACTGCACACATTTAGATTGCACCAACAGTAAGGACTACATTAAGTTAGATGATGAGGACTCTTTTGAGTCTACTCTTGTACTACCAGAAGCCATAGATGAGTCTAGTGATGACTGTTCAGACAATCTTAATAAAGATGTCATACAAGAAAGTACAATGCGAAAAAATGAACAAAAGGTGGATAAACCGCAAAGATGTGTGCAGAGACAGTACACAAAGAGAGAGAAGTTGCTCATGATTTCCAGTTCACACAATACCCTACAAATCGATGATGATGAAATTGATAGTAATCAGTAA